AACGGCGCGACGACCTCGCCGCGCGCGTCCATCCAGAAGAGGGCGTGGCCGCGCCGGCAGAACGCGATCGGCGTTTTTTCCGCGATCGAGATCCTGAGCGCGTGCGGCAGCTCCTTCGAGACCGTCACGCGGTCGACCCACGGCACTCTCCCCACCGCGGCGGCGACCGGCGCGAGGTTCAGGAGCAGGAGGTTTCGCCCCTCGTACGGCGCGAGCGCCGCGAGGACGTCGCGGGTCCGGGCCCGCCGCGTTCCGTCGATCTCGAATCGCTCGAGCCGGAAGGCCGGAGAGCGGAGGTATCGCCAGGTCCCCGCCCCGCCGGCCGCGGCCGCCGCCGCCCAGAAGAGAATCGTCCACGCCCGGCTCGGCCGCGACGCCCGGGCGATCCCCGGCCGAAGGAAGCCCGTCATCGCCCCTCCCTCAGGAATTCTTCGCCCAGCCGGTACACGTCCCCCGCCCCCATCGTCAGGAGGAGGTCTCCGGGCGCGAGGAGGGAGTCGAGGAGGGGCACGATTTCGGCCCGTTCCGGGAGGAAGCGGGCGTCCCGATGGCCGAACGAAGCCGCCGCGTCGACGACCGAAGCGCCGCTGACGCCGGGGATCGGCGCCTCGCGGGACGGATAGATCTCGGTGACGAGCGCGACGTCGGCGCCCGTGAGCGCCCGTCCGAACTGCCGCGCGAAATCGCGGGTGCGCGAGTAGAGGTGAGGCTGGAAGAGCGCGACGATCCGGCTCTTCGGGTGGACCTGCCGGGCCGCCGCGAGGGTCGCCGCGATCTCGGTCGGGTGATGGGCGTAGTCGTCGACGACCCGGATCCCTTTCCTCTCCCCCTTCGTCTCGAACCGGCGCGCCACGCCGTCGAAGCGCGCCAGGGCCCCCGCCGCTACGGAGAACGGGATCGAGAGCTCGCGCGCGACGGCGAGCGCGGCGAGCGCGTTCTTGACGTTGTGCCGGCCGGGAAGGGGGAGGAACGCTTCTCCGGCGAACTCCGGCTCGTCGCCCGCGACCGTGAAGCGCGCCCCGGAGGCGTCGAGCGCCAGGTCCCGGGCGCGCAGCGAAGCCTGCGGCGATTCGCCGTAGGTCACCGCGCGCCGCGAGAGGCGCGGGAGGAGCTCGCTGGCGTTCGCATCGTCGAGGCAGACGAAGACCGCTCCGTAGAACGGAACGCGGTTGGCGAACGCGGTGAAGGCCGTCATGATCTCCGCGAGATCGTGGTAGCAGTCGAGGTGGTCCTCCTCGACGTTCGTCACGACCGCCAGCACGGGCGTGAGCTCCAGGAACGAGCGGTCGTACTCGTCGGCCTCGGCGACGAGCCAGTCCCCCTTGCCGAGCCGCGCGTTCGTTCCGAGATAGTGCGCGCGGCCGCCGACGAGGATCGTCGGATCGAGGCCGGCGTCGGTGAGGATCGCGCCGATCATCGATGTCGTCGTCGTCTTGCCGTGGGTCCCGGCGACGGCGATCCCCTGCTTCAGCCGCATGATCTCGGCAAGCATCTCGGCCCGCCGGATGACCGGGATTCCGCGCAGGCGCGCCCGGCGGACCTCTTCGTTGTCCTCCGCGATCGCCGAAGTGATCACGAGGAGATCGGCGCGGTCCAGATGAGAGGGGTCGTGGCCGAGGTCGACCGGGATCCCGAGCGAGGCGAGGCGGCGCGTCGTCTCGGACTCCGCCGAGTCGCATCCGGAGATCGCCAGCGGATACGACAGCAGGAGCTCCGCGAGGCCCGACATCCCGACGCCGCCGATCCCCACGAAGTGGATGCGGGAGAGCTTCAGGAATCTCATGCCGCGATCTCGAAGAGCAGGTCCACGATCCTCGCCGCCGCGTCGGGCTTCGCGAGCGTCCGCGCCGCGTCTCCCATCCGGCGGAGGCGATCCGGGTCGCCGAGGAGCTCCGCGATCGTTCGGGCGAGCGTCGCGCCGTCGATGTCGGTCTCCGCGATCACGACGGCCGCGCCCGCCCTTTCGAAAACGCGGGCGTTCTCCTCCTGGTGCGCGTGCGTGGCGGCCGCGAACGGCACGAGGATCGACGGCCGTCCGGCCGCCGCGACCTCCGCGAGCGTGAGCGCCCCGGCGCGGGCGACGACGAGATCGGCGCGACCGAAGGCCTCCGCCATTTCGTCGACGAAGGGGACCGCCGTGATCGCCGGGTACGGGCCGAGGGCGGCCCGGACGTTCTCCAGCTCCCGCTCTCCCGTCTGGGCCGTGACTTCGACGCCGGCGGCGAGCGCCGGAGCGGCTTCGACGATCGCGCGGTTCAGCACGCGCGCTCCCTGGCTCCCGCCGAAGAGGAGCACGCGCCGGCCCCCCGGCGGCGCCGGCACCCGGAAGAATTCCTCGCGCGCGGGGTTTCCCGTCCACACGCACCGCCCGGCCAGCCGCCGACACGCCGCTTCGAATCCCGCCGCCGTGACCCGCGCCATGCGCGCGCCGAGGCGGTTCGCGATTCCGGGGACCGAGTTCTGCTCCTGGATCATCGCGGGAATGCGGCAGAGCCGGGCGGCGGCGACGACCGGGAGCGACGCGTACCCGCCGACGCCGAGCACCGCCGAAGCGCGCTCGCGGGCGAGGATCCGCCGCGACTGCGCGATTCCGGCCACGAGATCCGAGATCGCCCGCGCCTTCGCGAGCGGACCCCGCCCGACGAAGCCGGAGGCGGAAACGAACTCGATCGGAAAACCCTCGCGCGGCGCGATCACGGCCTCGAACCCTTTCCGCGTGCCGACGAAGAGGATCCGCGCGGACGGCCGGCGGCGGCGGATTTCGCGCGCGACCGCGATCGCCGGGAAGACGTGGCCTCCCGTTCCTCCCCCCGCCAGCACGAAGGTTCCGTTCTCATTCGGCATCTCACGTGACGTGCTGCGAGACGTTCAGCAGGATCCCCGCGGCGAGACAGTCCGCCACCAGGGACGAACCCCCGTACGAGAGGAACGGCAGCGGGATCCCTTTCGTCGGGAGGAGCGTGAGCACGACGCCGAGGTTCATCGCGGCCTGGAGGACGATCATCGCGGTCGCGCCCGCGGCGAGATACGCCAGGTGCGGCTCGGGCGCCCGGCGCGCAGCGCGCAGCCCGCGCCACGCGACGATGCCGAAGAGCACGATCACCCCCAGCGCGCCGAGGAACCCCAGCTCCTCCCCGACGATCGCGAAGATGAAGTCGGTGTGCGGATACGGCAGGAAGAAGAGCTTCTGCCGCGACTGGCCGAGGCCGTTGCCGGTGATTCCGCCGGTCCCGACCGCGATCAGCGACTGAGCCGCCTGGAAGCCTCGCCCGAGCGGGTCCGCCTCCGGATGGAGGAACGCGACGAGGCGCTGGCGGCGATATCCCGCCGAGAGGACGAGGAGCGCCAGCACCGGAATGCATCCGGCCGCGCCGATCGCGAACCAGCGCAGCGGCGCTCCGGCGAGGTAGAAGAGCGCCGCGGCGACGAGGAGGTACGAGGTCGCCGTCCCGAAGTCCGGCTCGGCCAAAACGATCGCCGCCGAGAGCCCGAGGAAGCTCGCGGCGGGAAGCACGCCGTGGACGAAGTCGTCCAGGCGCTCGCGCTTCCGGTCGATCTGGTACGCGAGGAAGAGAACGAGCGCGACCTTGAGGAACTCCGCCGGCTGGAGCGTGAGCGGCCCGAAGACGAGCCAGCGGCGCGCGGCGTTGATCGGCGGCCGGAAGAGGACCGCGACGCACAGGAGGAGACACAGGGCGAGCCCCCCGTACACCACCGCGGGGTTGCGGAAATGCCGGTGGTCGACGCGCGAGACGACGAACGCGAGCGTCAACCCCACGATCAGCGCCGCGAGCTGCTTGGCCAGGTACCGGTAGGGGTTCCCGAACATCCGGGCCGCCTCGGGCGCCGACGCGCTGTAGATCATCACGCAGCCGAGGAGCGCGAGCGCGAGGAACGCCGTGAAGAGGATCTTGTCGGAGGCGAGCTTACGCGCCATGCGCCACCCGTCCGAGCACGAGGCTGCGGAAATGGTCCCCCCGCTCCTCGTAGTTGCGGTACTGGTCGAAAGACGCGCACGCCGGCGAGAGGAGAACCGTGTCGCCCGGCCGCGCCGCGGAGGCCGCGAGGTCGACCGCCCGTTCCATGTCGCCCGCGCGCTTCGTCTCCACGCCGGAGATCGAGCGCTCGATCTTCTCCGCCGACTGCCCGATCGTCAGGACGACGCGCGCCTTCCGCGCGACCGGCGCGGCGAGGATCGAGAAATCGCTCCCCTTCTCCGATCCCCCGAGAATCAGCACGACGCGCCCGTCGGGATATCCCGCGAGCGACTTGACGACGGCGTCGGGATTCGTCCCTTTCGAGTCGTCGACCCAGGCGACTCCTTCGGCGACGGCCACGAGCTCGGTGCGATGGGGCAGTCCCGCGAACCTCGTGAGCCCGGCGCGGATCGACTCGGCCGACGCCCCCGCGAGCTCCGCCGCGGCGGCCGAGGCGAGCGCGTTCTCGAGGTTGTGGAGGCCCGGCAGGGCGACCTCGGAGACTCCGCAGATCCGCCGGCGCGCCTCGTCGATCCCCGACCACAGGTAGCCGTTCTCCGCCCACACGCCTCCGTCGACGGAACGGAGGGTCGAGAACCCGACCCGTCGCGCCGGAGGGTGAAGGCCGGCCGATCCGCGATCGTCGTCGTTGACGACGGCCGCATCGCCCTCGCGCTGGTTTTCGAAGATCCGCGCCTTCGCGGCCGCGTAGGCGGCGAGGCTCGCGTGCCGGTCGAGATGGTCGGGAGTGATGTTCGTCACGACGGCGACGTCCGCGCGGAACCGCTCGATCGTCTCGAGCTGGAAGCTCGAGACCTCGACGACGAAGTGCCGGGGCCGCCGCGAGGAGCAGAACGTGGAGAGGGCCGTCCCGATGTTTCCCGCGAGCGCGACGTCCCGGCCGTCCCGCCGCAGGATCTCGGCGATCCAGGTCGAGACGGTCG
This portion of the Thermoanaerobaculia bacterium genome encodes:
- a CDS encoding FtsQ-type POTRA domain-containing protein, giving the protein MTGFLRPGIARASRPSRAWTILFWAAAAAAGGAGTWRYLRSPAFRLERFEIDGTRRARTRDVLAALAPYEGRNLLLLNLAPVAAAVGRVPWVDRVTVSKELPHALRISIAEKTPIAFCRRGHALFWMDARGEVVAP
- the murC gene encoding UDP-N-acetylmuramate--L-alanine ligase, which codes for MRFLKLSRIHFVGIGGVGMSGLAELLLSYPLAISGCDSAESETTRRLASLGIPVDLGHDPSHLDRADLLVITSAIAEDNEEVRRARLRGIPVIRRAEMLAEIMRLKQGIAVAGTHGKTTTTSMIGAILTDAGLDPTILVGGRAHYLGTNARLGKGDWLVAEADEYDRSFLELTPVLAVVTNVEEDHLDCYHDLAEIMTAFTAFANRVPFYGAVFVCLDDANASELLPRLSRRAVTYGESPQASLRARDLALDASGARFTVAGDEPEFAGEAFLPLPGRHNVKNALAALAVARELSIPFSVAAGALARFDGVARRFETKGERKGIRVVDDYAHHPTEIAATLAAARQVHPKSRIVALFQPHLYSRTRDFARQFGRALTGADVALVTEIYPSREAPIPGVSGASVVDAAASFGHRDARFLPERAEIVPLLDSLLAPGDLLLTMGAGDVYRLGEEFLREGR
- the murG gene encoding undecaprenyldiphospho-muramoylpentapeptide beta-N-acetylglucosaminyltransferase is translated as MPNENGTFVLAGGGTGGHVFPAIAVAREIRRRRPSARILFVGTRKGFEAVIAPREGFPIEFVSASGFVGRGPLAKARAISDLVAGIAQSRRILARERASAVLGVGGYASLPVVAAARLCRIPAMIQEQNSVPGIANRLGARMARVTAAGFEAACRRLAGRCVWTGNPAREEFFRVPAPPGGRRVLLFGGSQGARVLNRAIVEAAPALAAGVEVTAQTGERELENVRAALGPYPAITAVPFVDEMAEAFGRADLVVARAGALTLAEVAAAGRPSILVPFAAATHAHQEENARVFERAGAAVVIAETDIDGATLARTIAELLGDPDRLRRMGDAARTLAKPDAAARIVDLLFEIAA
- the ftsW gene encoding putative lipid II flippase FtsW, encoding MARKLASDKILFTAFLALALLGCVMIYSASAPEAARMFGNPYRYLAKQLAALIVGLTLAFVVSRVDHRHFRNPAVVYGGLALCLLLCVAVLFRPPINAARRWLVFGPLTLQPAEFLKVALVLFLAYQIDRKRERLDDFVHGVLPAASFLGLSAAIVLAEPDFGTATSYLLVAAALFYLAGAPLRWFAIGAAGCIPVLALLVLSAGYRRQRLVAFLHPEADPLGRGFQAAQSLIAVGTGGITGNGLGQSRQKLFFLPYPHTDFIFAIVGEELGFLGALGVIVLFGIVAWRGLRAARRAPEPHLAYLAAGATAMIVLQAAMNLGVVLTLLPTKGIPLPFLSYGGSSLVADCLAAGILLNVSQHVT
- the murD gene encoding UDP-N-acetylmuramoyl-L-alanine--D-glutamate ligase encodes the protein MAILGLARSGTALAAALAARGIAVAAGDRRARREIDPTGALETAGVVLFSDGADSSMLDGADLLAISPGVPLSHPVAAEARRRGIPVVSELEVAWRLIEEEAEGENRWIAVTGTNGKSTVSTWIAEILRRDGRDVALAGNIGTALSTFCSSRRPRHFVVEVSSFQLETIERFRADVAVVTNITPDHLDRHASLAAYAAAKARIFENQREGDAAVVNDDDRGSAGLHPPARRVGFSTLRSVDGGVWAENGYLWSGIDEARRRICGVSEVALPGLHNLENALASAAAAELAGASAESIRAGLTRFAGLPHRTELVAVAEGVAWVDDSKGTNPDAVVKSLAGYPDGRVVLILGGSEKGSDFSILAAPVARKARVVLTIGQSAEKIERSISGVETKRAGDMERAVDLAASAARPGDTVLLSPACASFDQYRNYEERGDHFRSLVLGRVAHGA